A segment of the Candidatus Krumholzibacteriia bacterium genome:
CTCCTGAAGATCGTGAGCCGGGCGATGGAGCGTCGATCCCTTCTGGCCGAGAACCGTCGCCTTCGGCAACAGGTGGCCGACGGTGGCGGTCGCAGCGTGGTCGGCAACAGCGACGCCATGCGCCGGGTTCTGGACATGGTGGCGCAGGTCGCACCGAGCGAGGCCACGGTCCTGATCCTCGGTGAGAGCGGGACCGGGAAGGAGGTCGTGGCCCGGGCGATCCACGAGGCCAGCGACCGGGCGCGCAAGCCCTTCGTCAAGGTCAGCTGTGCGGCCCTCCCCGACAGCCTGCTCGAGGCCGAACTCTTCGGCTACGAACGCGGCGCCTTCACCGGAGCCGACCGCCGCAAGCCCGGCCGCTTCGAGCTCGCCGACGGCGGCACGCTGTTCCTCGACGAGATCGGCGACATTCCCCTCGAGATGCAGGTCAAGCTGCTGCGGGTGCTCCAGGAGCGCGAGTTCGAACGGCTCGGCGGCACGCAGACGATCGGGGTCGACGTCCGTGTCCTGGCGGCGACCCACCGCGACCTGCGCCAGCAGGTCGAGAAGGGCCGTTTCCGTGAGGATCTCTACTACCGGCTGGCCGTGATTCCTCTCGAGGTCCCGCCTCTTCGTGTACGACCGGACGACGTCCCGCTGCTCGCCGCACACTTCGCCGCGAAGTACGCGCGCGACGACACGCGGATTCCGGCACTCCTACCCGAGACCAACGAGGCCCTGGTCCGCTACGACTGGCCGGGCAACGTACGGGAACTCGAGAACGCCATCGAGCGCGCGGTCGTGCTGTGCAAGGACGGTGTGATCGGACCGCACGACCTTCCACCCCACGTGGGCACGCGACAGGGCGAGCGTGACGGCGCCTACCTCAAGGTTCCGATCGGCACCACCATGCGCGAGGTCGAGGACCTGCTCATCGACCAGGCCCTGCAGTTGAGCCAGGGCGACAAGCAGAAGGCCGCGGCACTCCTCGGGATCAGCGCCCGGACGATCACCCGTCACCTGAACGCGCGGGAGGACTGAGGACGGGAGCGACGACCGCCGCCCGGCCCCGCTTCGATCACCTCGGACCGTCCTTCAGCCGGCCTCTGAGCACGACCCGGACGTCGTCGACGTCGAGGCCCTCGAGCTCGTGGATGCCCGAGACGCGCAACCGGTCGATGGGGATGTCGACGATCCGCCCCGTCTCCTCGTCGATGAAGTGATGATGGGGCTCGGTGTTGGCGTCGAACACCCCGGCGCCGTCGTCGAAGCTGTGCGACTGCAGCAAGCCCTTCTCGGCGAACAGGTTGAGCGTGTTGTACACGGTCGCCCGCGAGATCACCGGGAAGTCCCGCCGGACCTCCGACCAGACCTGGTCGGCGGTCGGGTGGTCGTCGGTGAAGAGGACGTATCGCGCCACCGCCACCCGCTGGGCGGAGGGCTGGATCCCCTCGGCGCGCAGGAGCTCGGTGATGTGGAGGGCATCATGGGCCATGAGATTGGAATATGTCCAAAGGAGGACCCTGTCAACGGACGTGGGTCACATCACCGGACTGGCGCGTCAGGAGGATGAAAGAGATATTCAGTATCATCGAATCGAGGCCGAAGACCCGGGAACCGGTCCCCGACGGAGGAATTCCCCATGATCATCTGCCATTGCCGCGGCATCACCGATCGTGACGTCCAGGCCGCGATCGACCGCGGCGCCAGCTCCATGCGGCAGGTCACCTGCCACGGCCCGGCGAAGGGATGCTGCGGGTCGTGCGGAACGACGATCCGCGGTATGCTGTGCGAATCCCTGCAAACCTCCGATCATCCCGGGAGCGAATCCGCATGAAGGTCGACGCCGCCATCGTCGAAGCGCTGAACGACGTCCTCACCGCTGAACTCACCGCCATCAACCAGTACTTCATCCACCACAAGATGTGCGCGAACTGGGAGTACCAGCGCCTGGCCAAGCTCTTCTACGACGAGTCCATGGAAGAGATGCAGCACGCCGACAAGGTGATCGATCGCATCCTGTACCTGGACGGCGTTCCGAACATGCAGCGCTACTTCAACGTGCTGGTGGGCGAGAACGTGAAGGAGATGCACGAGGTCGACCTGAAGCTCGAGACGACGCACGTCGAGCGCCTGAACAAGGCCATCGTCCTGTGCCGCGAACACGGCGACAACGGTTCGCGTCTGATGCTCGAGGAGATCCTGGCCGACACCGAGGAGGCCGTGGACTGGAACGAGGCCCAGCTCGAGCAGATCGAGACGATGGGGATCCAGAACTACCTCTCCCAGCAGATCCGCCCCGAAGCCTGATCCGGCTCCGGGCGGACAACCTGTCCGAGGCTTTTCGGAGCCAGATCGTGGACTGCAGACAAATTGTCCGAGCGCTCGAATCGCACCGGGAGGACACCCGGTGCGATTTCGCGTATCCCCCGCGCCAAGTCGCGCAGTTCCAAGGGCTTGGGCCTGTGTCACAACATTGGCCGATCGGCGCGGATCGGCGAGGTGCGCACCGTGCTGCATCGAGAAGTGCCCGAACACACCAGCAGCGCAAGGAGCTCCTGGACATGGAAACCACCAAACATCAGCAGGATCGTGGCACGGTCGAGATCGAGGCGGATCTCTGCAAGGGATGCGGCCTTTGCATCGCCATGTGCCCGAACGATCTCCTGGTCCGATCCGAGGACCTGAACCGCCGCGGATACCGGTACGCGCAGTACGTCGGCTCCGGCTGCACCGGCTGCGGGATCTGCTTCCACGCCTGCCCGGAGCCGGGCGGCATCACCGTGACCCGCTTCCGCTAGGGCGCGTCGAGGAGGAATCATGAGTTCGACCCGAACCGAATCGAACGGCACGCCCGCGAAGACCGAACGCCGTGGCTTCCGGTGCAAGGACGCGCGCGAGGCGTCGACCGGCACCCTCGACACCGCCGGGCGCAAGGTCCCCTTCACACCTCCCGCCGACGCGGCGCCCGTCTTCATGAAGGGCAACGAGGCCATCGTGCACGGCGCTCTGCTCGCCGGCGCTCGCAGCTTCTTCGGCTATCCGATCACGCCGGCGAGTGAGATCGCCCACACCGCGGCCGCTCTGTTCCCCGCCACGGGCGGGGTGTTCCTGCAGGCCGAGAGCGAAGTCGCCGCCATCAACATGGTCTACGGCGCCGCCTCGTCCGGGGTCCGTTGCATCACGGCGAGCAGTTCGCCGGGCATGAGCCTGAAGCAGGAGGGCATCAGCTACTCCGCGGGCAGCGAGCTGCCCATGGTCATCGTCGACATCATGCGCGGCGGCCCCGGCCTGGGGAACATCGCTCCCGAGCAGGGCGACTACTTCCAGATGGTCAAGGGCGGCGGTCACGGCTGCTACAAGATGCCGGTCCTCGCGCCGAACAGCGTGCAGGAGATGTGCGACCTGACGATGACGAGCTTCGACATCGCCGATCGCTACCGTACGCCGGTGATCGTCCTGGCCGACGGTCTCGTGGGCCAGATGAAGGAGCCCGTCTACCTGCCGAAGCCGGTCACCGACCTGCCCGACAAGACGAACTGGAGCGTGCAGGGCACGCCCGAGACGCGACAGAACCTGGTGTGCTCGATCTACCTGAAGCCCGACGAGCTCGAGGCACACATCGAGCACCTCGAGCAGAAGGCGGCCACGATCGCCGAGCGTGAGACGCGCTGGGAAGAGTACCGCACCGACGATGCCGAGATCGTCCTCGTGGGCTACGGCATCGTGAGCCGCATCCTCAAGGGCGTGGTCGACGCCGGCCGCGAGCAGGGCATCAAGCTCGGTCTGGTGCGCCCGATCACGCTGTGGCCCTTCCCGGTCGACGCGCTGCGCGCGGCCGTCGAGGGCAGTGATGCCTGCATGGTCGTCGAGATGAGCACCGGCCAGATGGTCGAGGACGTCCGCCTCTCGGTCGGCGACCTCGCTCCGGTGTGGTTCTACGGACGCGCGGGCGGCAACGTGCCGGCCGAGGAAGACATCCTCGAGGAGATCGTCGTCAATCGGGCCAAGGCCACTGGGGAGGCGAAGTCATGAAGACCATGCACAAGCCCGAGAGCTTCTACGGGAACTTCGAACGCAAGGGCGGCGCCGAACCGGCGGCCACGCACTACTGCCCCGGCTGCGGGCATGGCGTGATCCACAAGCTCATGGCCGAGGTGATCGACGAGCTGGGCATCCGTGATCGCGTGGTCCTGATCAGCCCCGTCGGCTGCTCGGTCTTCGCCTACTACTACTTCGACACCGGCAACGTGCAGGTGGCGCACGGTCGCGCACCGGCGGTGGCGACGGGCATCAAGCGCTCGCGCCCCGACAGCATCGTGATCAGTTACCAGGGCGACGGAGACCTCGCGGCCATCGGCGGGAACAACATCCTGCAGGCCGCCAACCGCGGCGAGAACATCAGCGTGATCTTCGTGAACAACGCGATCTACGGCATGACCGGCGGTCAGCTGGCGCCCACGTCGCTGCTGGGCATGAAGACCACGACCACGCCGGAGGGCCGCGCCTTCGCCGACTACGGCGCACCGATGAAGGTCGCCGAGTTGATGAGCGGTCTCGATGGTGTGAGCCTGGCCGCGCGCCACAGCTTGACCACGGCCGGCAAC
Coding sequences within it:
- a CDS encoding 3-methyl-2-oxobutanoate dehydrogenase subunit VorB, giving the protein MKGNEAIVHGALLAGARSFFGYPITPASEIAHTAAALFPATGGVFLQAESEVAAINMVYGAASSGVRCITASSSPGMSLKQEGISYSAGSELPMVIVDIMRGGPGLGNIAPEQGDYFQMVKGGGHGCYKMPVLAPNSVQEMCDLTMTSFDIADRYRTPVIVLADGLVGQMKEPVYLPKPVTDLPDKTNWSVQGTPETRQNLVCSIYLKPDELEAHIEHLEQKAATIAERETRWEEYRTDDAEIVLVGYGIVSRILKGVVDAGREQGIKLGLVRPITLWPFPVDALRAAVEGSDACMVVEMSTGQMVEDVRLSVGDLAPVWFYGRAGGNVPAEEDILEEIVVNRAKATGEAKS
- a CDS encoding (2Fe-2S)-binding protein, with the protein product MIICHCRGITDRDVQAAIDRGASSMRQVTCHGPAKGCCGSCGTTIRGMLCESLQTSDHPGSESA
- the bfr gene encoding bacterioferritin; protein product: MKVDAAIVEALNDVLTAELTAINQYFIHHKMCANWEYQRLAKLFYDESMEEMQHADKVIDRILYLDGVPNMQRYFNVLVGENVKEMHEVDLKLETTHVERLNKAIVLCREHGDNGSRLMLEEILADTEEAVDWNEAQLEQIETMGIQNYLSQQIRPEA
- a CDS encoding 4Fe-4S dicluster domain-containing protein, with product METTKHQQDRGTVEIEADLCKGCGLCIAMCPNDLLVRSEDLNRRGYRYAQYVGSGCTGCGICFHACPEPGGITVTRFR
- a CDS encoding Fur family transcriptional regulator translates to MAHDALHITELLRAEGIQPSAQRVAVARYVLFTDDHPTADQVWSEVRRDFPVISRATVYNTLNLFAEKGLLQSHSFDDGAGVFDANTEPHHHFIDEETGRIVDIPIDRLRVSGIHELEGLDVDDVRVVLRGRLKDGPR
- a CDS encoding sigma-54 dependent transcriptional regulator, coding for MNNGGTERPDEALEPGTVLVVDDEEQMLRSQERMLVREGYAVLTATSANEALDRLRGADHDVDVVLTDLRMEGMDGMQFVETAKRLYPDLEIIMMTGYGTIETAVEAMRKGAYDFLPKPFKRMQLLKIVSRAMERRSLLAENRRLRQQVADGGGRSVVGNSDAMRRVLDMVAQVAPSEATVLILGESGTGKEVVARAIHEASDRARKPFVKVSCAALPDSLLEAELFGYERGAFTGADRRKPGRFELADGGTLFLDEIGDIPLEMQVKLLRVLQEREFERLGGTQTIGVDVRVLAATHRDLRQQVEKGRFREDLYYRLAVIPLEVPPLRVRPDDVPLLAAHFAAKYARDDTRIPALLPETNEALVRYDWPGNVRELENAIERAVVLCKDGVIGPHDLPPHVGTRQGERDGAYLKVPIGTTMREVEDLLIDQALQLSQGDKQKAAALLGISARTITRHLNARED